The Dunckerocampus dactyliophorus isolate RoL2022-P2 chromosome 1, RoL_Ddac_1.1, whole genome shotgun sequence genome has a segment encoding these proteins:
- the LOC129181475 gene encoding splicing factor U2AF 35 kDa subunit isoform X2 has product MQEHYDEFFEEVFTEMEEKYGEVEEMNVCDNLGDHLVGNVYVKFRREEDAEKAVMDLNNRWFNAQPVHAELSPVTDFREACCRQYEMGECTRGGFCNFMHLKPISRELRRELYGRRRKRQRSRSRSRERRSRSKDRRRDRDRRRSRDRERSGRF; this is encoded by the exons GAGGTCTTCACAGAGATGGAAGAGAAGTACGGGGAGGTGGAGGAGATGAATGTGTGTGACAACCTGGGCGACCATCTTGTTGGCAACGTCTATGTCAAG TTCCGCCGCgaagaggatgcagaaaaaGCAGTCATGGACTTGAACAACCGCTGGTTCAACGCCCAGCCCGTCCACGCCGAGCTGTCCCCCGTCACAGACTTCAGGGAAGCTTGCTGCCGCCAGTATGAAATGGG AGAGTGCACCCGAGGTGGTTTCTGCAACTTCATGCACCTGAAACCGATATCGAGGGAACTTCGACGAGAGTTATATGGACGCCGCAGAAAAAG GCAACGTTCTCGATCACGTTCCCGGGAAAGACGCTCCCGCTCCAAGGACCGACGGCGGGACCGAGATAGACGACGGTCGCGAGACCGAGAACGCTCGGGAAGGTTCTAG